In Aquimarina spinulae, a single window of DNA contains:
- a CDS encoding CAP domain-containing protein: MKSPIKVIYIACMAMLLYSCSAENVEDNLDSSNKEFTVPEVKSIEIEILDLINSYRVSKNLNTLKSLDIIKSQAYSHTDYMIKQNNISHDYFYERKSYLVANAGASKVAENVGYGYSSAESIVNAWIKSDSHRTTIEGDFTDFDISIEQNEDGVMYCTNIFIKR; encoded by the coding sequence ATGAAATCACCTATTAAAGTAATCTATATTGCTTGTATGGCAATGTTGTTATATTCCTGTTCTGCAGAAAATGTTGAAGATAATTTAGACTCTTCTAACAAGGAATTTACTGTTCCTGAAGTAAAATCAATAGAAATTGAAATTTTAGATCTTATAAATAGCTATAGGGTTTCTAAGAATTTAAATACTCTTAAATCTCTAGATATTATAAAATCACAAGCCTATAGTCATACCGATTACATGATTAAGCAAAATAATATATCTCACGATTATTTTTATGAGCGTAAATCATATCTTGTTGCGAATGCAGGAGCAAGTAAAGTAGCCGAAAACGTTGGATACGGCTATTCTTCGGCAGAATCTATTGTTAATGCATGGATAAAAAGTGATAGTCATAGAACTACTATAGAAGGTGATTTTACGGATTTTGATATTTCTATAGAACAAAATGAAGATGGTGTGATGTACTGTACTAATATTTTTATTAAAAGATAA
- a CDS encoding DUF4835 family protein: MNRLLLVIVFVVSLGVNAQEFNATVVVNAEQTGNPNLQVFKTLERALTEFINNSKWTSIDYRTEERINCSFFITISSYDNDFFSATVQVQASRPVYGSSYNTTIFNINDKQFNFNYLEFQPLNYNPNSFESNLISVVAFYLYTILGIDADTFELNSGTSYYQEAKNIVSNAQGSNTLGWAREQNPNRFRLNDDLLSGTYEGYRKTMYAYHREGLDVMYNNVKQGKETITESMKSLEEMHNTRPNSYIMRVFFDAKADEISSVLSGGPSVNIAETVEILNKVGPTYSENWKTIKF, encoded by the coding sequence ATGAATAGGTTGTTACTTGTTATCGTATTTGTAGTTAGCTTAGGGGTTAATGCTCAGGAGTTTAATGCTACTGTGGTTGTTAATGCAGAGCAAACGGGTAATCCTAATTTACAAGTCTTTAAAACCTTAGAGCGTGCATTAACCGAATTTATTAATAATTCGAAGTGGACTTCTATAGATTATCGAACAGAAGAAAGAATCAATTGTAGTTTTTTTATTACTATAAGCAGTTACGATAATGACTTTTTTTCGGCTACTGTACAAGTGCAGGCATCCCGTCCGGTATACGGATCTAGTTATAATACTACAATCTTTAATATAAATGATAAGCAGTTTAATTTTAACTACTTAGAATTTCAACCTTTAAATTATAATCCAAATAGCTTTGAGTCAAATTTAATCTCTGTAGTTGCATTTTATTTGTATACCATTTTAGGTATAGATGCAGATACTTTTGAGCTAAATAGTGGAACCAGCTATTATCAGGAAGCTAAAAATATTGTTAGTAATGCTCAAGGGAGTAATACACTTGGTTGGGCCAGAGAACAAAACCCTAATAGATTTAGACTTAATGATGATCTTCTTTCGGGAACATATGAAGGGTATAGAAAAACGATGTATGCCTATCATAGAGAGGGGTTAGATGTTATGTATAATAATGTGAAACAAGGGAAAGAAACAATTACTGAATCTATGAAGTCGCTTGAGGAAATGCATAATACCAGACCTAATTCTTATATAATGAGAGTGTTTTTTGATGCCAAAGCAGATGAGATTTCAAGTGTTCTTTCTGGAGGACCTTCAGTTAATATTGCAGAAACCGTTGAAATACTTAATAAAGTAGGACCTACATATTCAGAAAACTGGAAAACTATAAAGTTTTAA
- the coaBC gene encoding bifunctional phosphopantothenoylcysteine decarboxylase/phosphopantothenate--cysteine ligase CoaBC: MSIISGKKILIGVTAGIAAYKTASLVRLFIKSGAEVKVIMTPAAKDFVTPLTLSTLSKNPVHFSFFDDEDENAIWNNHVDLGLWADFMIIAPATANTLSKMATGNSDNLLLATYLSAKCPVYFAPAMDLDMYNHPSTHQTFKKLQEFGNTMIPAESGELASGLIGQGRMAEPSTIIEFVEKDILDKLPLKDKQVLITAGPTYEAIDPVRFIGNHSSGRMGIELAKTAANLGAQVTLVLGPSALKINHGLIRVINVVSAKDMYEAVVSVYNDCDIAIASAAVADYRPKAISDQKIKKADTEFSIKLERTTDILKWMGAEKKSQFLVGFALETENEEENAKNKLKNKNLDLIVLNSLNDKGAGFKGQTNKVTLINHKLEIKAFDLKTKSEVAQDIFNEINTLNNE, from the coding sequence ATGTCTATAATAAGCGGTAAAAAGATTTTAATTGGTGTCACCGCTGGTATTGCTGCTTATAAGACAGCAAGCTTAGTGCGCTTATTTATTAAATCAGGAGCAGAGGTAAAAGTAATAATGACCCCTGCTGCTAAGGATTTTGTAACCCCGCTTACATTGTCTACACTATCAAAAAATCCAGTTCATTTCTCTTTTTTCGATGATGAAGATGAAAATGCAATTTGGAATAATCATGTAGATTTGGGATTATGGGCAGATTTTATGATCATAGCACCAGCTACTGCTAATACATTATCCAAAATGGCAACAGGTAATAGTGATAACTTGCTGTTGGCAACCTATCTATCTGCAAAATGCCCTGTTTATTTTGCTCCAGCGATGGATTTGGATATGTATAATCATCCTTCTACGCATCAAACATTTAAAAAATTACAAGAGTTTGGTAATACCATGATCCCTGCAGAATCAGGAGAATTGGCAAGTGGTTTGATCGGTCAGGGACGTATGGCAGAACCTTCTACTATTATTGAATTTGTAGAAAAAGATATTTTAGATAAACTTCCTTTAAAAGATAAGCAGGTTCTGATCACGGCAGGCCCTACATATGAAGCAATTGATCCGGTAAGATTTATAGGTAATCACTCTAGTGGCAGAATGGGGATTGAACTTGCTAAAACCGCTGCTAATTTAGGAGCACAAGTAACTCTTGTTTTAGGACCTTCTGCTCTTAAAATTAACCATGGTCTTATTCGTGTGATTAATGTAGTTAGTGCCAAAGATATGTATGAAGCTGTAGTTTCTGTGTATAATGATTGTGATATTGCAATTGCATCTGCAGCAGTTGCAGATTATAGACCAAAGGCAATATCAGATCAAAAAATAAAAAAGGCAGATACAGAATTTTCTATTAAATTAGAGCGAACAACCGATATCCTTAAATGGATGGGAGCAGAGAAGAAAAGCCAATTTCTCGTTGGGTTCGCTTTAGAAACAGAAAATGAAGAGGAGAATGCGAAGAATAAATTAAAGAATAAGAACTTAGATTTAATTGTTCTTAACTCTCTTAATGATAAAGGAGCTGGTTTTAAAGGGCAAACGAATAAAGTAACATTGATTAATCATAAATTGGAGATTAAAGCGTTTGACTTAAAGACAAAGTCAGAAGTTGCACAAGATATATTTAATGAAATTAATACATTGAACAATGAATAG
- the recN gene encoding DNA repair protein RecN, translated as MLRGLSIKNFALIEELQVAFDSGLITITGETGAGKSLLLGALGLLLGKRADLSSVKDNTQKCVIEGVFDVKKYGLTSFFEEEALDYEDQTIIRREILPSGKSRAFINDTPVTLQSLVSLGSRLIDIHSQHQTLEVTTNDFQFEVLDALADADREIKSYKRGLELLKQKEKEVGALIADQENFTKEYDYNAFLLNELEEAKLKPGELQELEEQYDQLNNIEEIQERLSGSVAVMSSEEVGVSDQLNTIKNNISKIESYSGPLQELSQRIQSVYIELDDISSSLLDELEKLEADPERLEQVSQRLQLLHNLQVKHAVSDIKELIVITDTLREKVSKTESLSEDIERLKKEIVTIQSQLDKVAEKIHKKRNKALPLLIKELEDILKALGMPNAAFQASLELQEKYLSNGKEVLTFLFSANKGGAFGQLKKVASGGELSRIMIAIKSILSRYTQLPTIIFDEIDTGVSGEVAHKMADLMMNMSKNLQVFSITHLPQIAANGQNHYKVYKEDIQNTTITQLKLLSEEERIKEIAEMIGGKNISDSALTHAKSLLNSASN; from the coding sequence TTGCTAAGAGGTCTTTCTATAAAAAACTTCGCCTTAATAGAAGAGCTACAAGTAGCTTTTGATTCTGGTTTAATAACGATTACAGGAGAAACTGGAGCGGGTAAATCTTTATTGCTTGGTGCTTTGGGATTGTTATTAGGAAAAAGAGCAGATCTAAGTAGTGTTAAAGATAATACTCAAAAATGTGTAATAGAGGGAGTTTTTGATGTGAAAAAATATGGGCTTACTTCTTTTTTTGAAGAAGAAGCGCTTGATTATGAAGATCAAACTATAATTAGACGAGAGATTTTGCCATCGGGAAAATCCAGAGCTTTTATAAATGATACGCCTGTCACTTTACAATCATTGGTGTCTCTAGGAAGTAGATTAATAGATATCCATAGTCAACATCAAACATTAGAGGTAACTACAAATGATTTTCAGTTTGAGGTATTAGATGCATTGGCTGATGCAGATCGTGAAATAAAATCTTACAAAAGAGGTTTAGAGCTTTTAAAACAAAAAGAAAAAGAAGTAGGTGCTCTTATAGCTGATCAAGAAAATTTTACAAAAGAATATGATTACAATGCTTTTCTTTTAAATGAATTAGAAGAAGCAAAGCTTAAGCCAGGTGAACTACAAGAATTAGAAGAACAATACGATCAACTTAATAATATAGAAGAAATTCAGGAACGATTATCAGGATCTGTTGCTGTAATGTCTTCAGAAGAAGTTGGGGTATCTGATCAATTAAATACAATCAAAAATAATATCTCTAAAATAGAATCGTATTCTGGACCTTTGCAAGAACTTTCTCAAAGAATTCAGAGTGTATATATAGAGTTAGATGATATAAGTAGCTCTTTACTTGATGAATTAGAAAAACTGGAAGCAGACCCTGAGCGATTAGAGCAAGTTAGCCAGCGTTTGCAATTATTACACAATCTACAAGTAAAACATGCGGTATCAGATATAAAAGAATTGATCGTAATAACGGATACATTACGAGAAAAAGTTTCTAAAACAGAATCGCTGTCAGAAGATATAGAGAGACTTAAAAAAGAAATAGTTACTATTCAGTCTCAATTAGATAAAGTTGCAGAAAAGATTCATAAGAAACGAAATAAGGCACTTCCTTTACTTATAAAGGAGTTAGAAGATATTCTTAAAGCACTGGGAATGCCAAATGCAGCATTTCAAGCCTCTTTAGAACTACAGGAAAAGTATTTGTCTAACGGAAAAGAAGTGCTAACATTTCTGTTCTCTGCCAATAAAGGAGGAGCTTTTGGGCAACTTAAAAAAGTGGCTTCAGGAGGAGAGTTATCAAGAATTATGATTGCGATTAAATCTATTTTGTCTAGATACACACAGCTACCTACAATTATTTTTGATGAAATAGATACAGGTGTATCGGGTGAAGTTGCTCATAAAATGGCAGATTTAATGATGAATATGAGTAAGAACCTACAAGTTTTTAGTATTACACACTTGCCACAGATCGCTGCTAATGGTCAAAACCATTATAAAGTATATAAAGAAGATATACAAAATACTACTATTACTCAGCTTAAATTGCTAAGCGAGGAAGAACGAATTAAAGAAATTGCCGAAATGATTGGTGGCAAAAACATTTCTGATTCGGCATTAACCCATGCAAAATCATTATTAAATTCAGCCTCAAATTAA
- a CDS encoding OmpA family protein codes for MKNRIFLILALLFSTFIHAQKIKVADKYFRDFAYLKAIELYKEALKREDSSEHVLSRIGDCYYNNSNSEQAYFWYNKAVNKYKKIHPQYIYKYIQTLRSLGKYDEANKWLKKFKALQQNGKHTKDFESISLEKFQELSTPKDIHVRVINLNSNSKYSDFGGFEQNGNLYFSSSRADNNAKGKKKIYKWNGEPYLNIYQSTIDRIDSTIVVNNIAPISSDAVNLKNEHEGTLTITNDGKTLFFTRNNINKRKRTSYDKEGNSNLKLYRAKLKGNQWTAIEELPFNDKTFSTGHPALSPDEKTLYFVSDREGGYGQSDIYKVAINDDGSFGAVKNLGDKINTEGREVFPFVAKDSTLYFSSDSHINLGFLDIYKSNILKKRADEEVEIKNLGAPYNSGYDDFAFFLNTDSDSGYFSSNRIGGKGSDDIYIFDKYECKQVLTGVTYDKLTLKPLAEVTVKIIDETGKIINTTLSDNNGNYIFEEISCGKTYSILATKANYRPDSKQFSTTTTNRSKIKLDLYLTPLIIKKEIVVNPIFFDFDKYDIRADAAYELENIVNVMRENPKMIIKIESHTDNRGSAKYNMKLSHKRANATRDYILSRGIAEDRILSAIGYGESQLLNKCGIDNKPPCTEKDHDENRRSAFLILNDYE; via the coding sequence ATGAAAAATAGAATATTTCTAATTTTAGCACTCCTGTTTAGCACCTTTATTCATGCGCAAAAAATAAAGGTAGCAGATAAATATTTTAGAGATTTCGCATACTTAAAAGCTATTGAATTATACAAAGAAGCATTAAAAAGAGAAGATAGCAGCGAACATGTTCTATCTAGAATAGGAGATTGCTATTATAACAATTCTAACTCAGAACAAGCTTATTTTTGGTATAACAAAGCAGTTAACAAATACAAAAAAATACATCCTCAATACATCTATAAATACATACAGACCTTACGAAGTTTAGGCAAATATGATGAAGCTAATAAATGGCTTAAAAAATTTAAAGCACTTCAACAAAATGGCAAACACACCAAAGATTTTGAAAGCATAAGTCTTGAAAAATTTCAAGAATTATCTACTCCAAAAGATATTCATGTTCGCGTAATAAACCTAAACTCTAATAGCAAATACTCTGATTTTGGTGGGTTTGAACAAAATGGAAATTTATATTTTTCATCCTCTAGAGCAGATAATAATGCCAAAGGCAAAAAGAAAATTTATAAATGGAATGGAGAACCTTATTTAAACATTTATCAATCTACAATTGATCGAATTGATTCAACCATTGTAGTAAACAACATTGCTCCTATTTCTTCAGACGCAGTAAATTTAAAGAATGAACACGAAGGCACATTAACAATCACTAATGATGGTAAAACACTCTTTTTTACCAGAAACAACATTAATAAAAGAAAAAGAACATCTTATGATAAAGAAGGTAATTCTAATCTAAAATTATATAGAGCCAAGCTTAAAGGCAATCAATGGACAGCTATTGAAGAATTACCATTTAATGACAAAACTTTTTCTACAGGACATCCAGCGTTAAGTCCTGATGAAAAGACCTTGTATTTTGTGTCAGACAGAGAAGGAGGATATGGACAATCAGATATATACAAAGTAGCTATAAACGATGATGGTTCTTTTGGAGCTGTAAAAAATTTAGGAGATAAAATCAATACCGAAGGCCGGGAAGTTTTTCCTTTTGTAGCAAAAGACTCTACATTATATTTTTCATCAGACAGCCATATAAATCTTGGTTTTTTAGACATTTACAAATCTAATATACTTAAAAAAAGAGCCGATGAAGAGGTCGAAATTAAAAACCTGGGAGCCCCATACAATAGTGGTTATGATGATTTTGCTTTCTTTTTAAATACAGATAGTGATTCTGGGTATTTTTCTTCTAACAGAATTGGAGGTAAGGGTAGCGATGACATCTATATATTTGACAAATATGAATGTAAGCAAGTTTTAACCGGGGTAACATACGACAAACTCACCTTAAAACCACTTGCAGAAGTTACCGTTAAAATCATTGATGAAACAGGTAAAATTATTAACACTACCCTATCTGATAATAACGGCAACTACATTTTTGAAGAGATATCATGCGGAAAAACATATTCTATTCTTGCTACCAAAGCAAATTACAGACCAGATTCTAAACAATTTTCTACAACTACAACTAATAGAAGTAAGATCAAATTAGATCTATACCTAACTCCCCTAATCATAAAAAAAGAAATTGTAGTAAATCCTATTTTCTTTGATTTTGACAAATATGATATTCGTGCAGACGCAGCATATGAATTAGAAAATATTGTTAATGTGATGCGAGAAAACCCAAAAATGATTATAAAAATTGAATCTCATACAGATAACCGTGGTAGTGCCAAGTATAATATGAAACTTTCTCACAAACGAGCTAATGCTACTAGAGATTATATTTTATCAAGAGGGATTGCCGAAGATAGAATCCTAAGTGCTATAGGCTATGGTGAATCACAATTATTAAACAAGTGTGGTATAGATAACAAACCTCCTTGTACAGAAAAAGATCATGATGAAAACAGACGTTCTGCTTTTTTGATACTCAATGACTATGAATAA
- a CDS encoding DNA-directed RNA polymerase subunit omega, whose protein sequence is MDLKKSNAPVNTTTIDKNRIDQPTDNIYEAISIISKRATQINTDIKKELLEKLDEFATYNDSLEEIFENKEQIEVSKFYERLPKPHALAVQEWLEGKIYHRNTKVDSGSL, encoded by the coding sequence ATGGATTTGAAAAAAAGTAATGCGCCGGTAAATACAACTACTATTGATAAAAATCGTATCGATCAGCCAACAGATAATATCTATGAGGCAATTTCGATAATATCAAAAAGAGCAACTCAAATCAATACCGATATCAAGAAAGAGCTTCTTGAAAAATTAGATGAGTTTGCTACTTATAATGATAGTTTAGAAGAGATTTTTGAAAATAAAGAACAAATAGAAGTTTCTAAATTCTATGAAAGATTACCAAAACCACATGCTTTGGCAGTACAAGAATGGTTAGAAGGTAAGATTTATCACAGAAATACAAAAGTAGACTCAGGGTCTCTATAA
- a CDS encoding type IX secretion system membrane protein PorP/SprF, translating to MGITKNKITVLLILYINIIGYAQQLPQFTQYMFNTISINPAYAGSREALSIVGLHRSQWTGIQGGPQTQTLSAHSPLRNEKVGVGLSVIRDTPGFENYLYIYGDFSYSINITDNSKLAFGFKAGVSNYNLDRDFLNDPEVSQDPFFGNYANRWNPNIGAGLYLHSDRWYLGLSSPRILNTDNNSTAETSTVEYVALERVSYYLTGGYVFDIGTNTKLKPSALLKATNGAPISVDLNANFLFYEKFWLGGSYRYNEHTASIGALADFQVTKQIRVGYAYEHFISDIRPYIGGTHEILLMYELFNEKRVRSPRYF from the coding sequence ATGGGCATTACAAAAAACAAAATAACAGTACTACTAATACTTTACATTAACATTATTGGATATGCGCAACAATTGCCGCAGTTCACGCAATATATGTTTAATACCATATCTATAAACCCAGCCTATGCAGGTAGCAGAGAAGCATTAAGTATTGTAGGCTTACACAGAAGTCAATGGACAGGAATACAAGGCGGTCCTCAAACTCAGACATTATCTGCTCATTCTCCATTACGAAACGAAAAAGTAGGAGTTGGATTATCTGTAATACGAGATACCCCTGGTTTTGAAAACTACTTATATATTTATGGTGATTTCTCGTATTCTATTAATATTACAGATAATTCGAAATTAGCTTTTGGGTTTAAAGCCGGAGTTAGTAATTACAATCTAGATCGGGATTTTTTAAATGATCCCGAAGTATCGCAAGATCCTTTCTTTGGAAATTACGCTAACCGTTGGAATCCCAATATTGGTGCCGGGCTATATCTGCACTCGGACAGATGGTATCTTGGGTTATCATCACCAAGAATATTAAATACCGATAATAATAGTACCGCTGAAACATCCACGGTAGAATATGTAGCCCTAGAACGCGTTAGTTATTATCTTACAGGAGGATATGTGTTTGACATAGGTACAAACACAAAATTAAAACCATCAGCTCTTCTTAAAGCAACTAATGGCGCGCCAATTTCTGTTGATCTAAATGCCAATTTTCTATTCTATGAAAAATTTTGGCTCGGAGGCTCGTATAGGTATAATGAGCATACTGCTTCAATAGGAGCCTTAGCAGATTTTCAAGTAACAAAACAAATTAGAGTTGGCTATGCCTATGAACATTTTATTTCAGACATACGCCCTTATATTGGTGGCACTCATGAAATTTTACTGATGTACGAATTATTTAATGAAAAGCGTGTCAGGTCTCCCAGGTACTTTTAA